One Microcebus murinus isolate Inina chromosome 10, M.murinus_Inina_mat1.0, whole genome shotgun sequence DNA segment encodes these proteins:
- the MRPL42 gene encoding large ribosomal subunit protein mL42: MATAAVKWVIAKRPILKHLFPIPNGALSCVCHKSTYSSLPDDYNCKVELALTSDGRTIVCYHPSVDIPYEHTKPIPRPDPVHNNEETHDHMLKTRLAEKSENLEQGPMIEQLSKMFFTTKHRWYPRGQYHIRRKKLNPPKDR; encoded by the exons ATGGCCACAGCAGCAGTAAAATGGGTGATAGCAAAGAGACCTATcttgaaacatttatttccaaTCCCAA ATGGAGCTTTATCTTGTGTTTGTCATAAATCTACATATTCTTCTCTACCAGATGACTATAATTG CAAAGTTGAGCTTGCTTTGACATCTGATGGCAGGACGATAGTATGCTACCATCCTTCGGTGGACATTCCATATGAACACACAAAA CCTATCCCTCGACCAGATCCTGTGCATAATAATGAAGAAACACATGATCACATGCTAAAAACCAGATTAGCAGAAAAAAGTGAAAACCTTGAGCAAGGACCCATGATAGAACAACTTAGCAAAATGTTCTTTACTACTAAGCACCGTTGGTATCCTCGTGGACA gTATCACATTCGTCGTAAGAAACTGAATCCTCCAAAGGACAGATAA